The following is a genomic window from Cupriavidus taiwanensis.
CCGATATGGGTGAAGATGCCCAGGTCCCAGTGCTCTTGCGGGGTCTCGGTCACGATCACCTGCGCCGCGCCGATATCGAGCAAGGCGGTGCGCCCCATGCGGATGCGCTGCCCGGTGTAGGTCGGCCCGGTGATGGTGTACTCGCCGTCGCTGATCGCCGCGACCTTGCCGGTCAGCGGCCTGCTTTCCGGATAGATCTCCAGCTGCGGCAACGCCACCTTGTCGCCGACCGGCAGCGTGATGCTGGCGCCGACGCCGGCATCCACCAGCGCTGCCACCGCCTCCGGGTCGCACACCGGCCCGACCGCGATGCCGGTCAGTCCCTGCGCCAGCGCCTCGTGCAGCACCGCCATGTTGTCGCAGGTGCCGCCGGACATGCAGTTGTCGCCATGGTCGAGCAGCAGCACCGGTCCGCTTGCCGCGCCGTCGGAGCTATCCGCAAGCTGCGCGGCGCGCGCGATCGAGCTGGCCAGCGGCTCCGCGTGGTAGGCAAAGCCATCGCGCTCGGCCCACGCTTGCGCGGCGATCCGGCTGGCGACCTCGTCGGCCCTGGCCGGGTCGCCGTCGCTGACCACGATCACGCTCAGGCAGGGCGCGGCGATATCGGCCAGGCCGAAGCCCGCCAGCACCGATACTGCCAGCATGCCGTCCCGTTCGGCCTCGCGCGCCAGGGCCACGGCGCGCTGCATGGCGCCTTCGTCGGTACGGCTGCGCAGCGTGTGCGTGATCAGCGGCGGGCGCCGCCACGCCATCACCGGGCGCACGCGCCCGGTAACCATGTCCAGCAGCAGCCGTCCCGCGTGTGCGCCGGTTTCATACATGTCCACGTGCGGATAGGTCTTGAAGCTGACCGCGATGTCGGCATGGTCAACCAGCGTCTGCGTGATATTGCCGTGCAGGTCCAGCGCGACCGCGACCGGCGCATGCGGCAGCACGGTGCGCAGGCGCCGCAGCAGGTCGCCTTCGCCGTCATCGCTGTTCTCGGCCACCATTGCGCCATGCAGGTCGAGCATCACCGCATCGCAGCCTTCGGCGGCGGCGATGATGGTGTCGCACAGGTGCGTGTAGGCATCGGCGGCGACGCGGCCGCTCGGGTTGGCCGCGGCGATCACCGGCACCACGATCTCGGCGCCGGCGGCCTCGGCAAGGTCGATGAAGGCGGCCGCCGCGGTGCGGGTGCCCCTGGCGGCGCGACAGGCGGCGTCGCCATAAGTCGGCGTGAACGCAGCCAGCGGCGTCGGCACCGGTGAAAAGGTATTGGTCTCGTGATTGAGCCGGGCAATGAGGATCTTCATCGGGCAGTCCGTTCCAGTGTCATGGCCGCGTGGCGGCGCCGAGCATGGCGTGCAGCAGCACGTTGCAGCCGGCTTCCAGGTGCTCGGGCCGCGCGTCTTCGATTTCGTTGTGGCTGATGCCGTCCTTGCACGGCACGAAAATCATCGCCGCCGGGGCGACGCGGGCCAGGTAGACCGCGTCATGGCCGGCGCCGCTGATCACGTCCATGGCGGAATGGCCGAGCCGCTTCGCGCCGCTGCGCACCGCCTCGACCAGCCGCGCATCGAACGGCTGCGGCGGGAAGTACACCACCTGCCGCAGGTCGATGTCGATGCCGCTGCGCGCCGCCAGTGCCGCAACCTGCGCGCGCAGCGCGGCGTCCATCGCCGACAGCACGGTGTCGTCGCCGGCGCGCAGGTCCACCGTCATCGCCACCTTGCCGGGAATGACGTTGCGCGAATCGGGATGCACGGCCAGGCAACCCACCGTGCCGCGGCCGTGCGGGGGATGATCGAGCGCGATGCGGTTGACCATGGCCACCAGCTCCGAAGCCGCCAGCAGCGCATCCTTGCGCAGCGCCATCGGCGTGGGCCCCGCATGCGCTTCCATCCCGGTCAGCACCACGTCGTACCAGCGCTGGCCGAGCGCGCCGCTGACCACGCCGATGGTGGTGTCGTTGGCCTCCAGCACCGGCCCTTGCTCGATATGCGCTTCAAAGTAGGCGCCGACCGCACGCCCGCCGACCGGCTCCGGCCCGGCATAGCCGATGGCCTGCAGCGCCTGCCCGACGCTGATGCCATCGCGGTCGCGCTGCTGCAGCACGTCCGCCAGCTCGAACTCGCCGACGAACGCGCCCGAGCCCATCATCACCGGCACGAAGCGCGAGCCTTCCTCGTTGGTCCAGACCGCGACCTCGAGCGGGGCATCGGTGACGATGCCGGCATCAGCCAGCGTGCGCAGCACCTCGATGCCCGCGAACACGCCGTAGTTGCCGTCGAACTTGCCGCCGGTGGGCTGCGTGTCGATATGGCTGCCGGTCATCACCGGCGGCAGGGCATCATCGCGCCCGGCGCGGCGCGCGAAGAGATTGCCGAGGGCATCGACGCGGATGGTGCATCCGGCCGCCGTGGCCTCGGCGATAAAGAAGTCGCGGCCCTGGCGGTCCAGCTCGGTCAGCGCCAGCCGGCATACGCCGCCCTTGGGCGTGGCGCCGATGGCGGCCAGGCGCATCAGGGTGTCCCACAGGCGCTGGCCATCGATGCGCAGGTCAGTGCGCGCGCCGGCAGCGGCCGCTGCCGCGCGCGCAGCTTGCAAAGTCGTCATGTCATTCCTCATCTCGGTTCAGGCCGCCAGGCCGACGCCCAGATAGCGGTCCTTGACCGCCTCATCGGCACGGAACGCGTCGTTGCTGCCGCTGTAGACCACCCTGCCCTGCTCGATGATCACGTGGCGGTCGGCCAGCTGCGTGCACACCTCGAGGTTCTGCTCGACCAGCAGGATCGGCACGCCCGCCGCCTTGATCATCCTGAGCTGCGCCACGATCTCTTCCACGATCACCGGGGCCAGCCCTTCGACCGGCTCGTCGAGCATCAGCAGGCGCGGGTGATTCATCATGGCGCGCCCGATCGCGAGCATCTGCTGTTCGCCGCCGGACAGCTGCGCGCCGCCGTTGCCGCGCCGCTCGCGCAGGCGCGGGAAGATGCGGTAGATGTCCTGCAGCTGCCACGGCGAATCGCGGCGCGCGGCCAGCTTGAGGTTTTCTTCCACCGTCAGCAGCCTGAAGATGCCGCGGTGCTCGGGCACCAGGCACAGGCCTTCGGCGGCAATCCGGTGCGGCGCCATGCCGGCAACGTCCTTGCCGCGGAACATGACGCGCCCGCCGCGCGGCGAAACCACGCCGGCGATGGCCTTGAGCGTGGTCGACTTGCCAGCGCCGTTTCGACCCAGCAGCGTCACCAGTTCGCCTTCGCCGACCGCCAGCGACACGCCTTGCAGCACATGGCTCTTGCCGTAGTAGCCGTGCACCTCTTGTACGTCGAGCATCATCCCTTGCCTCCGGTAATCATGTTGCCGAGATAGGCCGCGCGCACGCGCGGGTCGCCGCGCACCGCCGCGGGCGGCCCTTCCATCAGCACCTTGCCTTGCTGCATCACGGTGACGGTGTCCGAGATATCCATGACGATGTCCATGTTGTGCTCGATCAGCACGACGGTGTGGTCCTGCGCCAGCCCGCGGATCAGCCGCTTCATCGCGCCCAGGTCATCGACGCCCATGCCCGAGGTGGGCTCGTCCAGGAAGATCGCGCGCGGCCGCGCGGCCAGCGCCATGCCGACCTCCAGGCGCCGCTGCTGGCCGTGCGACAGCGCTCCCGCGGCGCTGTCGGCAACGCGCGTCAGTTCCAGGCGCTCCAGCACCTGGTCGACCACCTCGCCGCAGGCCAGTTCGCCCACCGGCAAGCGCCATGCGCTCATGGCCTTGCGCGGCGACGTGCCCAGCGCGGCCAGGCGCAGGTTCTCGCGCACCGCCAGGTTCGGGAACAGGCTGGTGACCTGGAACGAACGCGCAATGCCGCGCTGCACGCGCTGGTAATCGGCTTCCGCCGTGACGTCCTTGCCGTCGAAGACGATGCGGCCGGCGCTGACTTCCTTGGTGCCGGTCAGCATGTGGAACAGCGTGGTCTTGCCGGCGCCGTTGGGGCCGATCACCGAATGGATCGTGCCCGGCATCACGCGCAGGTCGACGCCGCCCAGCGCCATGAACTTGCCGTACTGCTTGA
Proteins encoded in this region:
- a CDS encoding ABC transporter ATP-binding protein yields the protein MSTATTPILEATGIVKQYGKFMALGGVDLRVMPGTIHSVIGPNGAGKTTLFHMLTGTKEVSAGRIVFDGKDVTAEADYQRVQRGIARSFQVTSLFPNLAVRENLRLAALGTSPRKAMSAWRLPVGELACGEVVDQVLERLELTRVADSAAGALSHGQQRRLEVGMALAARPRAIFLDEPTSGMGVDDLGAMKRLIRGLAQDHTVVLIEHNMDIVMDISDTVTVMQQGKVLMEGPPAAVRGDPRVRAAYLGNMITGGKG
- a CDS encoding ABC transporter ATP-binding protein translates to MMLDVQEVHGYYGKSHVLQGVSLAVGEGELVTLLGRNGAGKSTTLKAIAGVVSPRGGRVMFRGKDVAGMAPHRIAAEGLCLVPEHRGIFRLLTVEENLKLAARRDSPWQLQDIYRIFPRLRERRGNGGAQLSGGEQQMLAIGRAMMNHPRLLMLDEPVEGLAPVIVEEIVAQLRMIKAAGVPILLVEQNLEVCTQLADRHVIIEQGRVVYSGSNDAFRADEAVKDRYLGVGLAA
- a CDS encoding M81 family metallopeptidase translates to MKILIARLNHETNTFSPVPTPLAAFTPTYGDAACRAARGTRTAAAAFIDLAEAAGAEIVVPVIAAANPSGRVAADAYTHLCDTIIAAAEGCDAVMLDLHGAMVAENSDDGEGDLLRRLRTVLPHAPVAVALDLHGNITQTLVDHADIAVSFKTYPHVDMYETGAHAGRLLLDMVTGRVRPVMAWRRPPLITHTLRSRTDEGAMQRAVALAREAERDGMLAVSVLAGFGLADIAAPCLSVIVVSDGDPARADEVASRIAAQAWAERDGFAYHAEPLASSIARAAQLADSSDGAASGPVLLLDHGDNCMSGGTCDNMAVLHEALAQGLTGIAVGPVCDPEAVAALVDAGVGASITLPVGDKVALPQLEIYPESRPLTGKVAAISDGEYTITGPTYTGQRIRMGRTALLDIGAAQVIVTETPQEHWDLGIFTHIGIDPHRARFLLLKSRMYCRPVFVPIARAVVECDGEGVTSSRYERFPFRKVSRPVYPLDDVAVWQG
- a CDS encoding Zn-dependent hydrolase, with amino-acid sequence MTTLQAARAAAAAAGARTDLRIDGQRLWDTLMRLAAIGATPKGGVCRLALTELDRQGRDFFIAEATAAGCTIRVDALGNLFARRAGRDDALPPVMTGSHIDTQPTGGKFDGNYGVFAGIEVLRTLADAGIVTDAPLEVAVWTNEEGSRFVPVMMGSGAFVGEFELADVLQQRDRDGISVGQALQAIGYAGPEPVGGRAVGAYFEAHIEQGPVLEANDTTIGVVSGALGQRWYDVVLTGMEAHAGPTPMALRKDALLAASELVAMVNRIALDHPPHGRGTVGCLAVHPDSRNVIPGKVAMTVDLRAGDDTVLSAMDAALRAQVAALAARSGIDIDLRQVVYFPPQPFDARLVEAVRSGAKRLGHSAMDVISGAGHDAVYLARVAPAAMIFVPCKDGISHNEIEDARPEHLEAGCNVLLHAMLGAATRP